AGTGGGAATTCGGCCCTGATGGTGATCTGCCGCGGGTACGCGATTTGCTGGCTAATGGCGACTTGAAGGTTGATGGTCTGTTAACCCATCACGTCCCGCTCGACCGCATTCAGGCTGCTTATCGCCTGGCCCTGGAAGACCCGGCCTGTTTGAAGGTTGTTGTCACGTGGCCGCAAAACGGTACCGACGCAGCGTAGTACTCACTCGCCAAGGAGCAATGCGCATCAGCCTGGAAAGAGAGATGGCTTTATGCCCGCCCATCCAAAAACGAAACAACCAGGTTCAACAGCACGAATGCTCGCCGTCTACGGCAAAGGCGGCATGGGAAAATCATTCTTCACCACCAATCTGGTAAGCAAGCTGGCCCTGTTGGGAAATCGCGTGCTTCAGCTCGGTTGCGATCCCAAACACGATAGTTGCAATGCCCTGTTCGGCGGTATCAGTCTGCCAACACTCGGTGATGTCTGGCGCGAGTTCAAAGAAGCCGGGCGCGAAGAGGAGCTGGCCGCCCATCACGTCATCTTTAAGACCACCATCATGAATGGTGCGGCAACTGTCTATGGCTGTGAGATTGGCGGGCCGGAAGTAGGACGTGGCTGTGGTGGACGTGGAATCACGTTCGGCTTTGATATGCTCGAAAAGTTCGGCCTCAGCCAATGGGCGCTTGACTATGTGGTGATGGATTTTCTCGGCGATGTGGTCTGTGGTGGGTTTGCAACACCCCTCTCACGTTCACTGGCTGAAGAGGTCATCATTCTCTGCGGGAACGACCGGCAAAGCCTCTACGCTGCCAACAACATTGCCAGCGCGGCCAAATACTTCGCCAGCATGGGTGGGCGCACCAAACTGCTGGGGCTGGTGGTCAATCGCGACGACGGTAGCGGTGTGGCGGCCCGCTTCGCCGAAAAGATCAATCTGCCGGTACTGGCCAGCATTCCCCTGGATCGCAAAGTGCGCGAATTGGCCGATGCCTGTCAGTTAGCTTTGCAAGAGCCGCGTTTTGATGCTCTCTTTGACCGACTGGCGCGTCAGATCATCGACCGCACGTTGCCGACGGTCAAGATGGAAGAGGTACAACCTCTTCCATACAAAGAATTTCTCAGCGTCTTTGGAGCCGAAGAGCCAGATATTACGCCGACCGGAGCGACCGCTGAAGAATTGTTCGGTGACCACCAGGTACGCCAGCCGGCACCGGTGATCACGCTTGGCCTGATGGAGCGAGCGGTCGGCGAGAAGCCAGAGATGGATGCCCCAACCCGGCTGGTTGTCACCCGGTTGCTCAAAGAATTGGGTATGTACGTCACCGAAGCCAACCA
This genomic window from Chloroflexus aurantiacus J-10-fl contains:
- a CDS encoding chlorophyllide a reductase iron protein subunit X; translation: MPAHPKTKQPGSTARMLAVYGKGGMGKSFFTTNLVSKLALLGNRVLQLGCDPKHDSCNALFGGISLPTLGDVWREFKEAGREEELAAHHVIFKTTIMNGAATVYGCEIGGPEVGRGCGGRGITFGFDMLEKFGLSQWALDYVVMDFLGDVVCGGFATPLSRSLAEEVIILCGNDRQSLYAANNIASAAKYFASMGGRTKLLGLVVNRDDGSGVAARFAEKINLPVLASIPLDRKVRELADACQLALQEPRFDALFDRLARQIIDRTLPTVKMEEVQPLPYKEFLSVFGAEEPDITPTGATAEELFGDHQVRQPAPVITLGLMERAVGEKPEMDAPTRLVVTRLLKELGMYVTEANHDPKKGMTLTIDGHTTVCIGNTDDLDSKIAILAALQRSGEPFRYVDLRRPASPFYR